The Panicum hallii strain FIL2 chromosome 9, PHallii_v3.1, whole genome shotgun sequence genome has a window encoding:
- the LOC112875717 gene encoding uncharacterized protein LOC112875717 has translation MATIQQHHIKALTPTWFLVKVTPPAPAPREGGSKKPAYSPLLLSPAVWQKAQDEKRSKDGAERGGGLPASPRISCMGQVKGRTGRGCSTARGPAPRGSGYRAVPGGKVATLVLGLFGRRNARTSRACPKVRDVPGSSRGGRRGPATTTAALVLDPPLPVVRRPATDDDNAPSLWERRRGGKALQGLQLS, from the coding sequence ATGGCGACGAttcagcagcaccacatcaaggCTCTGACGCCGACGTGGTTCCTCGTCAAGGTCACGCCGCCGGCCCCGGCGCCGAGGGAGGGCGGTAGTAAGAAGCCCGCCTACTCGCCGCTTCTCCTGTCGCCGGCGGTGTGGCAGAAGGCGCAGGACGAGAAGAGGAGCAAGGATGGcgccgagcgcggcggcggcctgccgGCGTCGCCGAGGATCAGCTGCATGGGGCAGGTCAAGGGGAGGACGGGCAGGGGGTGCTCGACCGCGCGCGGCCCGGCGCCGCGGGGTTCGGGGTACCGCGCGGTACCCGGCGGCAAGGTGGCGACGCTCGTGCTCGGGCTGTTCGGGCGGCGGAACGCGAGGACGTCGCGCGCGTGCCCCAAGGTCAGGGACGTGCCCGGGAGCTCCCGTGGTGGCCGTCGCGGTCCAGCCACGACCACGGCAGCGCTCGTGCTTGACCCGCCGCTGCCGGTGGtgaggcggccggcgacggacGACGACAACGCGCCGAGCCTctgggagcggcggcgcggcggcaagGCCCTGCAGGGTCTTCAGCTGTCATAG
- the LOC112875715 gene encoding UDP-glycosyltransferase 91B1-like, giving the protein MDGADDSAMHIVIFPWLAFGHLLPCLELAERLAARGHRVSFISTPRNLARLPPVRPTLARLVDLVALPLPRVDGLPDGAEATSDVPYDKFELHRKAFDGLAAPFAAFLDAACAAVDGGRRPDWVVADFIHHWVASAAQERNVPCAMLVLCAAGVTASAGQPGDSHAEQRQAICESMSAAPAFEAQQAAELFAAEGASGPSIISSFVQTLTRSRFVAVRSCPELEPDAFPLLSRLYGKPAVPLGLLPPQPAGTRGVSRNTENDATMRWLDAQPAKSVLYVALGTEAPLRAELLRELAHGLELAGTRFLWALRPPAGAEEDSIIPVGFADRTGERGLVTTRWVPQVSVLAHGAVGAFLTHCGWGSVVEGLQFGHPLVMLPIFGDQGPNARLMEGRQVGALVPRNEKDGSFDRAGVAGAVRAVAVGEEGRAFATNARKLQEVVADRACHERCIDGFIQHLRSCCNE; this is encoded by the coding sequence ATGGACGGGGCCGATGACTCCGCCATGCACATCGTCATCTTCCCGTGGCTCGCCTTTGGCCACCTGCTCCCCTGCCTCGAGCTCGCCGAGCGCCTGGCCGCGCGCGGCCACCGCGTGTCGTTCATCTCCACGCCACGCAACCTCGCCCGCCTTCCGCCGGTGCGCCCCACGCTGGCGCGCCTCGTCGACCTCGtcgcgctgccgctgccgcgaGTCGACGGCCTCCCGGACGGCGCCGAGGCCACCAGCGACGTGCCCTACGACAAATTCGAGCTCCACAGGAAGGCCTTCgacggcctcgccgcgccgttcGCCGCGTTCCTCGACGCCGCGTGCGCGGCAGTGGATGGCGGCAGGAGGCCCGACTGGGTCGTCGCCGACTTCATCCACCACTGGGTGGCCTCCGCTGCCCAGGAACGCAACGTGCCGTGCGCGATGCTTGTACTTTGCGCTGCAGGCGTCACGGCCTCGGCCGGCCAGCCGGGGGACTCGCACGCGGAGCAACGGCAGGCGATCTGCGAGTCCATGAGCGCGGCGCCAGCGTTCGAGGCGCAGCAGGCCGCGGAGCTTTTCGCGGCGGAGGGCGCCTCGGGGCCGTCCATCATCAGCAGCTTCGTCCAGACACTGACGAGGTCCAGGTTCGTTGCCGTCCGGAGCTGTCCCGAGCTGGAGCCCGACGCGTTCCCGCTCCTGTCGAGGCTCTACGGCAAGCCGGCCGTCCCTCTCGGCCTGCTCCCGCCGCAACCCGCCGGAACGCGCGGCGTTAGCAGGAACACGGAGAACGACGCGACGATGCGGTGGCTGGACGCGCAGCCGGCCAAGTCGGTCCTGTACGTCGCGCTGGGTACGGAGGCGCCGCTGCGGGCCGAGCTGCTCCGCGAGCTGGCGCATGGGCTAGAGCTCGCCGGCACGCGCTTCCTCTGGGCCCTGaggccgcccgccggcgccgaggAAGACAGCATCATACCCGTCGGGTTCGCGGACCGTACCGGCGAGCGCGGGCTCGTGACGACGCGGTGGGTGCCTCAGGTCAGCGTGCTGGCGCACGGCGCCGTGGGCGCGTTCCTGACGCACTGCGGGTGGGGCTCCGTCGTCGAGGGGCTCCAGTTCGGGCACCCGCTGGTCATGCTGCCCATCTTCGGCGACCAGGGCCCGAACGCGCGGCTCATGGAGGGGCGGCAGGTCGGAGCGCTGGTGCCGAGGAACGAGAAGGACGGGTCGTTCGACCGGGCCGGCGTCGCCGGAGCGGTTCGCGCCGTCGCggtgggggaggaggggagggcgTTCGCGACCAACGCGAGGAAGCTGCAGGAGGTCGTGGCGGACAGGGCGTGCCACGAGAGGTGCATCGACGGGTTTATTCAGCACTTGAGATCCTGCTGCAACGAATAA
- the LOC112875716 gene encoding pinin, whose amino-acid sequence MAAATEKTAEDIRRELQELQRQHREITERLRDPRGLRRGAAGPGPGPGPGGSRPLRGFVRPAPGAESGDQPAQKRRLLSAVVKVDGAETNEEGEKAAEAEGREEGSGAAEGGDRRAVSNGNFRRDGSLRMPRRVDYNSLPEPAPRELPKNEDPNMVRRNKRMLGQLLVGTLEKFQQEDKKLSNSEAYLRRSETQRKAEQKVREESERLRQQEREQIAEKRKRDMMLRARVAAKAEEKRLELLYIQWTEHHKKLSNFLRTKAEPPIYYMPAKPIIDDPTVIEQNKEKVFEEWKSMRRAELTQFQKQVEEQYLSNVERQLERIQNARNARRANGPANMQEMDKELDTHRAEHGPKTRRVPEEGGNDEDEDAEDMAAEDELMEEVLGINDGINEDPSKPSEEAVTDGGETAPEAAQ is encoded by the exons ATGGCCGCCGCGACGGAGAAGACGGCGGAGGACATCCGCCGCGAGCTCCAGGAGCTCCAGCGCCAGCACCGCGAG ATCACCGAACGCCTTCGCGATCCCCGCGGCCttcgccgcggcgccgccggccctggtCCTGGACCTGGACCCGGGGGGTCCCGCCCGCTCCGCGGCTTCGTGAGACCC GCACCAGGTGCGGAATCGGGAGACCAACCTGCGCAGAAGCGGCGGCTGCTATCTGCCGTGGTTAAG GTGGATGGCGCTGAAACTAACGAGGAAGGTGAAAAGGCTGCTGAGGCAGAGGGGCGTGAAGAGGGTTCAGGTGCTGCTGAAGGCGGTGACAGGAGGGCTGTTAGCAATGGTAACTTCAGGAGGGATGGGAGCCTGCGGATGCCAAGGAGGGTG GACTATAATTCCCTTCCAGAGCCAGCTCCAAGGGAGCTTCCCAAGAATGAGGACCCAAATATGGTGAGAAGGAATAAGAGGATGTTGGGCCAGCTTCTTGTTGGTACATTAGAG AAATTTCAGCAAGAGGACAAGAAATTATCCAACTCTGAGGCTTATCTGCGCAGATCAGAGACGCAGCGAAAG GCTGAGCAAAAGGTTCGTGAGGAAAGTGAAAGGTTGCGACAGCAGGAACGAGAGCAAATTGCAGAGAAGCGTAAGCGTGACATG ATGCTTCGCGCTCGTGTAGCTGCTAAGGCAGAAGAAAAGAGGTTGGAGCTGTTGTACATTCAGTGGACTGAGCATCATAAAAAGCTGTCCAATTTCTTAAG GACAAAAGCTGAACCACCTATTTACTATATGCCAGCTAAACCAATCATTGATGATCCTACTGTTATTGAGCAGAATAAGGAAAAG GTATTTGAAGAATGGAAATCTATGCGCAGAGCTGAGCTGACTCAGTTTCAAAAGCAAGTTGAGGAGCAATATCTCTCCAATGTTGAGAGGCAGTTGGAAAGAATCCAGAATGCCCGGAACGCTCGGAGAGCAAATGGGCCTGCTAACATGCAAGAGATGGACAAGGAGCTGGACACACACAGAGCGGAGCATGGTCCTAAGACTCGGCGAGTTCCTGAGGAGGGTGGCaatgatgaggatgaggatgcaGAGGATATGGCAGCGGAAGACGAGCTGATGGAAGAAGTTCTGGGCATCAACGATGGGATCAACGAGGATCCATCCAAGCCTTCCGAAGAAGCTGTCACTGATGGTGGTGAGACTGCACCTGAGGCGGCACAATAG
- the LOC112875714 gene encoding phosphatidylinositol 4-phosphate 5-kinase 1-like isoform X3: MTGRGVIQWPSGASYDGDICGGFIDGTGTFKGVDGSLYKGSWRMNKKHGMGTMVYANSDTYEGFWNEGLPEGFGKYTWANGNTYIGSWKSGKMNGRGVMKWTNGDTLDCNWLNGLAHGKGFCKYASGACYVGTWDRGLKDGHGMFYQPGSKMPCNLEVSECVTDHDVSSASSSGNENANSGLLFLLQKLCNTWRIHSLFHRPRRISNGTAPVFDNSGNHLSEDSSTEPLTTSECLQDSGVDKVLVYEREYVQGVLISEKPKGHDSGMPDCGKTQEHTWQKQAGGPMETIYKGHRSYYLMLNLQLGIRYTVGKITPVPVREVRSNDFGPRARIRMYFPCEGSQYTPPHCSVNFFWKDYCPMVFRNLREMFHIDAADYMMSICGDDSLKELSSPGKSGSIFYLSQDERFVIKTLRKTELKILLKMLPKYYNHVRAYDNTLITKFFGVHRITLKGGRKVRFVVMGNMFCTELRIHRKYDLKGSTQGRSTKKQNINENTTLKDLDLSYVFHVDKPWRDALFRQISLDCMFLESQSIIDYSMLLGIHFRAPYHLKTSSSHQNSLETGISDTDLLQYGEKSSWKGFLLVAHEPGTTVGGSHIRGSMVRASEAGYEEVDLVLPGTGRFRVQLGVNMPARALKVREDMNTELENPDSIEEYDVVLYLGIIDILQEYNVSKRVEHAVKSLKFDPLSISAVDPSSYSKRFVKFLESVFPEQD, encoded by the exons ATGACCGGTAGGGGAGTAATTCAATGGCCTTCTGGCGCTTCATATGATGGAGATATCTGTGGAGGTTTCATTGATGGAACAGGCACTTTCAAAGGAGTTGATGGCTCTCTTTATAAAGGTTCGTGGAGGATGAACAAAAAGCATGGAATGGGCACAATGGTTTACGCCAACTCTGATACTTATGAAGGTTTCTGGAATGAGGGTTTGCCAGAGGGATTTGGTAAATATACATGGGCTAATGGTAACACCTACATTGGAAGCTGGAAATCCGGCAAAATGAATGGCAGAGGAGTGATGAAATGGACAAATGGTGATACTCTTGACTGTAATTGGCTTAACGGACTGGCTCATGGGAAAGGTTTTTGCAAATATGCGTCAGGAGCATGTTACGTCGGTACATGGGACAGGGGACTCAAGGATGGCCATGGTATGTTTTATCAACCAGGAAGTAAAATGCCTTGTAACCTTGAAGTGTCTGAGTGTGTAACAGACCATGATGTTTCTAGTGCTTCAAGTTCTGGTAATGAAAATGCCAATAGTGGACTCTTGTTTCTGTTGCAAAAACTTTGCAACACGTGGAGAATACACAGCCTTTTCCATCGACCCAGGCGTATTTCGAATGGCACTGCACCAGTTTTTGATAATTCTGGAAATCACTTGTCAGAAGATTCATCTACTGAACCCTTGACAACTAGTGAGTGTCTCCAAGATAGTGGAGTTGATAAAGTATTAGTCTATGAACGGGAATATGTACAAGGAGTACTTATCTCGGAAAAGCCAAAAGGTCATGATTCCGGAATGCCGGATTGTGGTAAAACACAGGAGCATACCTGGCAAAAACAAGCTGGTGGACCCATGGAGACTATTTACAAAGGCCACAGGAGCTATTACCTAATGCTTAATCTGCAACTCGGCATCAG GTATACTGTAGGCAAAATCACCCCTGTGCCAGTGCGTGAAGTCCGTTCAAATGATTTTGGACCTCGAGCACGGATAAGAATGTACTTCCCTTGTGAGGGCTCGCAGTATACCCCACCACATTGCTCTGTCAACTTCTTTTGGAAGGATTATTGTCCTATGGTTTTCCG GAATCTACGAGAAATGTTTCATATTGATGCTGCAGATTACATGATGTCCATTTGCGGTGATGACAGTCTAAAAGAGCTTTCTTCACCCGGGAAAAGTGGCAGTATTTTCTATCTTTCACAGGATGAACGCTTTGTCATTAAAACGTTGAGAAAAACTGAGTTGAAG ATACTGTTGAAGATGCTTCCAAAATATTACAATCATGTCAGAGCTTATGATAATACGCTCATTACAAAATTTTTTGGCGTGCACAGGATTACTCTgaaaggaggaagaaag GTCCGCTTTGTTGTGATGGGAAATATGTTTTGCACTGAGCTTCGAATCCACCGCAAGTACGACTTGAAGGGTTCTACACAAGGCCGATCAACAAAAAAGCAAAATATAAATGAGAACACAACACTAAAGGATCTTGACCTGTCATATGTTTTCCATGTAGATAAACCATGGCGGGATGCGCTTTTCAG GCAAATATCACTTGATTGTATGTTCCTGGAATCCCAGTCTATTATTGATTATAGCATGCTCTTGGGAATCCATTTTAGAGCTCCCTATCACCTGAAGACATCCTCATCACACCAGAACAGCCTCGAAACTGGAATTTCAG ATACTGATCTGTTGCAATATGGGGAGAAAAGTTCTTGGAAGGGATTTCTGCTCGTTGCCCATGAGCCAGGTACTACAGTAGGTGGTTCACACATAAGAGGAAGCATGGTTAGGGCATCGGAAGCAGGTTATGAAGAAGTCGATCTTGTTTTGCCTGGGACCGGAAG GTTCCGTGTGCAGTTAGGTGTGAATATGCCAGCTCGAGCTCTGAAAGTGCGCGAGGACATGAATACGGAACTAGAAAACCCAGACAGCATTGAGGAATACGATGTTGTTCTCTACCTTGGTATTATAGACATACTACAGGAGTACAATGTTTCGAAAAGGGTCGAGCATGCGGTCAAATCACTCAAGTTCGACCCCCTTTCAATATCAGCTGTTGATCCGAGTTCATATTCGAAACGATTTGTAAAATTCCTGGAGAGTGTTTTCCCTGAACAAGACTGA
- the LOC112875714 gene encoding phosphatidylinositol 4-phosphate 5-kinase 1-like isoform X2, with translation MATGETSTGNIQRGNTLPNGDIYVGNFAGLVPHGFGKYMWTDGTLYYGKWDTSKMTGTFKGVDGSLYKGSWRMNKKHGMGTMVYANSDTYEGFWNEGLPEGFGKYTWANGNTYIGSWKSGKMNGRGVMKWTNGDTLDCNWLNGLAHGKGFCKYASGACYVGTWDRGLKDGHGMFYQPGSKMPCNLEVSECVTDHDVSSASSSGNENANSGLLFLLQKLCNTWRIHSLFHRPRRISNGTAPVFDNSGNHLSEDSSTEPLTTSECLQDSGVDKVLVYEREYVQGVLISEKPKGHDSGMPDCGKTQEHTWQKQAGGPMETIYKGHRSYYLMLNLQLGIRYTVGKITPVPVREVRSNDFGPRARIRMYFPCEGSQYTPPHCSVNFFWKDYCPMVFRNLREMFHIDAADYMMSICGDDSLKELSSPGKSGSIFYLSQDERFVIKTLRKTELKILLKMLPKYYNHVRAYDNTLITKFFGVHRITLKGGRKVRFVVMGNMFCTELRIHRKYDLKGSTQGRSTKKQNINENTTLKDLDLSYVFHVDKPWRDALFRQISLDCMFLESQSIIDYSMLLGIHFRAPYHLKTSSSHQNSLETGISDTDLLQYGEKSSWKGFLLVAHEPGTTVGGSHIRGSMVRASEAGYEEVDLVLPGTGRFRVQLGVNMPARALKVREDMNTELENPDSIEEYDVVLYLGIIDILQEYNVSKRVEHAVKSLKFDPLSISAVDPSSYSKRFVKFLESVFPEQD, from the exons ATGGCCACTGGAGAGACAAGCACGGGGAACATCCAGAG GGGGAATACCCTTCCAAATGGTGACATCTATGTTGGCAACTTCGCTGGTTTAGTTCCTCATGGATTTGGAAAGTATATGTGGACAGATGGAACTCTTTATTATGGCAAGTGGGATACAAGCAAGATGACCG GCACTTTCAAAGGAGTTGATGGCTCTCTTTATAAAGGTTCGTGGAGGATGAACAAAAAGCATGGAATGGGCACAATGGTTTACGCCAACTCTGATACTTATGAAGGTTTCTGGAATGAGGGTTTGCCAGAGGGATTTGGTAAATATACATGGGCTAATGGTAACACCTACATTGGAAGCTGGAAATCCGGCAAAATGAATGGCAGAGGAGTGATGAAATGGACAAATGGTGATACTCTTGACTGTAATTGGCTTAACGGACTGGCTCATGGGAAAGGTTTTTGCAAATATGCGTCAGGAGCATGTTACGTCGGTACATGGGACAGGGGACTCAAGGATGGCCATGGTATGTTTTATCAACCAGGAAGTAAAATGCCTTGTAACCTTGAAGTGTCTGAGTGTGTAACAGACCATGATGTTTCTAGTGCTTCAAGTTCTGGTAATGAAAATGCCAATAGTGGACTCTTGTTTCTGTTGCAAAAACTTTGCAACACGTGGAGAATACACAGCCTTTTCCATCGACCCAGGCGTATTTCGAATGGCACTGCACCAGTTTTTGATAATTCTGGAAATCACTTGTCAGAAGATTCATCTACTGAACCCTTGACAACTAGTGAGTGTCTCCAAGATAGTGGAGTTGATAAAGTATTAGTCTATGAACGGGAATATGTACAAGGAGTACTTATCTCGGAAAAGCCAAAAGGTCATGATTCCGGAATGCCGGATTGTGGTAAAACACAGGAGCATACCTGGCAAAAACAAGCTGGTGGACCCATGGAGACTATTTACAAAGGCCACAGGAGCTATTACCTAATGCTTAATCTGCAACTCGGCATCAG GTATACTGTAGGCAAAATCACCCCTGTGCCAGTGCGTGAAGTCCGTTCAAATGATTTTGGACCTCGAGCACGGATAAGAATGTACTTCCCTTGTGAGGGCTCGCAGTATACCCCACCACATTGCTCTGTCAACTTCTTTTGGAAGGATTATTGTCCTATGGTTTTCCG GAATCTACGAGAAATGTTTCATATTGATGCTGCAGATTACATGATGTCCATTTGCGGTGATGACAGTCTAAAAGAGCTTTCTTCACCCGGGAAAAGTGGCAGTATTTTCTATCTTTCACAGGATGAACGCTTTGTCATTAAAACGTTGAGAAAAACTGAGTTGAAG ATACTGTTGAAGATGCTTCCAAAATATTACAATCATGTCAGAGCTTATGATAATACGCTCATTACAAAATTTTTTGGCGTGCACAGGATTACTCTgaaaggaggaagaaag GTCCGCTTTGTTGTGATGGGAAATATGTTTTGCACTGAGCTTCGAATCCACCGCAAGTACGACTTGAAGGGTTCTACACAAGGCCGATCAACAAAAAAGCAAAATATAAATGAGAACACAACACTAAAGGATCTTGACCTGTCATATGTTTTCCATGTAGATAAACCATGGCGGGATGCGCTTTTCAG GCAAATATCACTTGATTGTATGTTCCTGGAATCCCAGTCTATTATTGATTATAGCATGCTCTTGGGAATCCATTTTAGAGCTCCCTATCACCTGAAGACATCCTCATCACACCAGAACAGCCTCGAAACTGGAATTTCAG ATACTGATCTGTTGCAATATGGGGAGAAAAGTTCTTGGAAGGGATTTCTGCTCGTTGCCCATGAGCCAGGTACTACAGTAGGTGGTTCACACATAAGAGGAAGCATGGTTAGGGCATCGGAAGCAGGTTATGAAGAAGTCGATCTTGTTTTGCCTGGGACCGGAAG GTTCCGTGTGCAGTTAGGTGTGAATATGCCAGCTCGAGCTCTGAAAGTGCGCGAGGACATGAATACGGAACTAGAAAACCCAGACAGCATTGAGGAATACGATGTTGTTCTCTACCTTGGTATTATAGACATACTACAGGAGTACAATGTTTCGAAAAGGGTCGAGCATGCGGTCAAATCACTCAAGTTCGACCCCCTTTCAATATCAGCTGTTGATCCGAGTTCATATTCGAAACGATTTGTAAAATTCCTGGAGAGTGTTTTCCCTGAACAAGACTGA
- the LOC112875714 gene encoding phosphatidylinositol 4-phosphate 5-kinase 1-like isoform X1 yields the protein MATGETSTGNIQRGNTLPNGDIYVGNFAGLVPHGFGKYMWTDGTLYYGKWDTSKMTGRGVIQWPSGASYDGDICGGFIDGTGTFKGVDGSLYKGSWRMNKKHGMGTMVYANSDTYEGFWNEGLPEGFGKYTWANGNTYIGSWKSGKMNGRGVMKWTNGDTLDCNWLNGLAHGKGFCKYASGACYVGTWDRGLKDGHGMFYQPGSKMPCNLEVSECVTDHDVSSASSSGNENANSGLLFLLQKLCNTWRIHSLFHRPRRISNGTAPVFDNSGNHLSEDSSTEPLTTSECLQDSGVDKVLVYEREYVQGVLISEKPKGHDSGMPDCGKTQEHTWQKQAGGPMETIYKGHRSYYLMLNLQLGIRYTVGKITPVPVREVRSNDFGPRARIRMYFPCEGSQYTPPHCSVNFFWKDYCPMVFRNLREMFHIDAADYMMSICGDDSLKELSSPGKSGSIFYLSQDERFVIKTLRKTELKILLKMLPKYYNHVRAYDNTLITKFFGVHRITLKGGRKVRFVVMGNMFCTELRIHRKYDLKGSTQGRSTKKQNINENTTLKDLDLSYVFHVDKPWRDALFRQISLDCMFLESQSIIDYSMLLGIHFRAPYHLKTSSSHQNSLETGISDTDLLQYGEKSSWKGFLLVAHEPGTTVGGSHIRGSMVRASEAGYEEVDLVLPGTGRFRVQLGVNMPARALKVREDMNTELENPDSIEEYDVVLYLGIIDILQEYNVSKRVEHAVKSLKFDPLSISAVDPSSYSKRFVKFLESVFPEQD from the exons ATGGCCACTGGAGAGACAAGCACGGGGAACATCCAGAG GGGGAATACCCTTCCAAATGGTGACATCTATGTTGGCAACTTCGCTGGTTTAGTTCCTCATGGATTTGGAAAGTATATGTGGACAGATGGAACTCTTTATTATGGCAAGTGGGATACAAGCAAGATGACCGGTAGGGGAGTAATTCAATGGCCTTCTGGCGCTTCATATGATGGAGATATCTGTGGAGGTTTCATTGATGGAACAGGCACTTTCAAAGGAGTTGATGGCTCTCTTTATAAAGGTTCGTGGAGGATGAACAAAAAGCATGGAATGGGCACAATGGTTTACGCCAACTCTGATACTTATGAAGGTTTCTGGAATGAGGGTTTGCCAGAGGGATTTGGTAAATATACATGGGCTAATGGTAACACCTACATTGGAAGCTGGAAATCCGGCAAAATGAATGGCAGAGGAGTGATGAAATGGACAAATGGTGATACTCTTGACTGTAATTGGCTTAACGGACTGGCTCATGGGAAAGGTTTTTGCAAATATGCGTCAGGAGCATGTTACGTCGGTACATGGGACAGGGGACTCAAGGATGGCCATGGTATGTTTTATCAACCAGGAAGTAAAATGCCTTGTAACCTTGAAGTGTCTGAGTGTGTAACAGACCATGATGTTTCTAGTGCTTCAAGTTCTGGTAATGAAAATGCCAATAGTGGACTCTTGTTTCTGTTGCAAAAACTTTGCAACACGTGGAGAATACACAGCCTTTTCCATCGACCCAGGCGTATTTCGAATGGCACTGCACCAGTTTTTGATAATTCTGGAAATCACTTGTCAGAAGATTCATCTACTGAACCCTTGACAACTAGTGAGTGTCTCCAAGATAGTGGAGTTGATAAAGTATTAGTCTATGAACGGGAATATGTACAAGGAGTACTTATCTCGGAAAAGCCAAAAGGTCATGATTCCGGAATGCCGGATTGTGGTAAAACACAGGAGCATACCTGGCAAAAACAAGCTGGTGGACCCATGGAGACTATTTACAAAGGCCACAGGAGCTATTACCTAATGCTTAATCTGCAACTCGGCATCAG GTATACTGTAGGCAAAATCACCCCTGTGCCAGTGCGTGAAGTCCGTTCAAATGATTTTGGACCTCGAGCACGGATAAGAATGTACTTCCCTTGTGAGGGCTCGCAGTATACCCCACCACATTGCTCTGTCAACTTCTTTTGGAAGGATTATTGTCCTATGGTTTTCCG GAATCTACGAGAAATGTTTCATATTGATGCTGCAGATTACATGATGTCCATTTGCGGTGATGACAGTCTAAAAGAGCTTTCTTCACCCGGGAAAAGTGGCAGTATTTTCTATCTTTCACAGGATGAACGCTTTGTCATTAAAACGTTGAGAAAAACTGAGTTGAAG ATACTGTTGAAGATGCTTCCAAAATATTACAATCATGTCAGAGCTTATGATAATACGCTCATTACAAAATTTTTTGGCGTGCACAGGATTACTCTgaaaggaggaagaaag GTCCGCTTTGTTGTGATGGGAAATATGTTTTGCACTGAGCTTCGAATCCACCGCAAGTACGACTTGAAGGGTTCTACACAAGGCCGATCAACAAAAAAGCAAAATATAAATGAGAACACAACACTAAAGGATCTTGACCTGTCATATGTTTTCCATGTAGATAAACCATGGCGGGATGCGCTTTTCAG GCAAATATCACTTGATTGTATGTTCCTGGAATCCCAGTCTATTATTGATTATAGCATGCTCTTGGGAATCCATTTTAGAGCTCCCTATCACCTGAAGACATCCTCATCACACCAGAACAGCCTCGAAACTGGAATTTCAG ATACTGATCTGTTGCAATATGGGGAGAAAAGTTCTTGGAAGGGATTTCTGCTCGTTGCCCATGAGCCAGGTACTACAGTAGGTGGTTCACACATAAGAGGAAGCATGGTTAGGGCATCGGAAGCAGGTTATGAAGAAGTCGATCTTGTTTTGCCTGGGACCGGAAG GTTCCGTGTGCAGTTAGGTGTGAATATGCCAGCTCGAGCTCTGAAAGTGCGCGAGGACATGAATACGGAACTAGAAAACCCAGACAGCATTGAGGAATACGATGTTGTTCTCTACCTTGGTATTATAGACATACTACAGGAGTACAATGTTTCGAAAAGGGTCGAGCATGCGGTCAAATCACTCAAGTTCGACCCCCTTTCAATATCAGCTGTTGATCCGAGTTCATATTCGAAACGATTTGTAAAATTCCTGGAGAGTGTTTTCCCTGAACAAGACTGA